The sequence below is a genomic window from Candidatus Eremiobacteraceae bacterium.
TGGAGAAGGAATGATCGCTCGACGCCGACACCGTGTGCGATGCGGCGCACCGTGAAGCTTTCGGACAAGCCGCCGTTCTTGCGCTCGATGACGACGCCTTCGAACACCTGAATGCGCTCTTTGTTGCCTTCAGTGACCCGCGAGTGGACCTTGACGGAATCGCCCGGTCCGAACTCGGTGGTTTGCTTCTTTTTCTGCCCGTCGCCGACGAGGCGTGCCATATCCATGAAAATTGTTACCCTCGACGGCCGCTAAAAAAGCGCCGGCCACCCTCGTGGAGGCCCGACGCCGCTGCCGCGTCACGTGGATCCGGACTTCGTCCGGCAAAAGATAAAAAACGAACGTTGTCAAGTATATCACAGGCGCGCCGGGCGCTTCAAGACCGAAGGTCAGGACGGCGCCTCATCGTCCGCTCTGACGCCCGCTCCGCCCGCCATGCTGCCACTTTGCCATGGTCGCCGGACAGTAGGATTTCCGGGACGCTTTCGCCCCGGAAGACGGCGGGCCTGGTGTAGTGAGGCCAATCCAAGTCCGGCCCGCTGAACGACTCATTCGCGGCGCTTTCCGCTGCGATCGCGCCGGGCAGGATGCGCACGCAGGCATCGATGATCGCGAGCGCCGGAATCTCCCCGCCGGTCAACACAAAATCGCCGAGCGATATCTCTTCGGCGCGGACGAGATCGAAGAGCCGTTCATCGATGCCTTCGTAGTGGCCGCAGACCAGGATCAA
It includes:
- the rplS gene encoding 50S ribosomal protein L19 — encoded protein: MARLVGDGQKKKQTTEFGPGDSVKVHSRVTEGNKERIQVFEGVVIERKNGGLSESFTVRRIAHGVGVERSFLLHSPRVEKIEVTRRGLVRRAKLFYLQDRVGNKATRIKERKS
- the trmD gene encoding tRNA (guanosine(37)-N1)-methyltransferase TrmD, with amino-acid sequence MKIVRKLMRIDVVTLFPQFIEPLVRGSIVGRAQAKGLAEITVVDLWSFVPDGERADDAPYGGGAGMVMRLGPIVASLESLLGGALDVPAGTRVVLPSPAGPVFNQARAREYAALDRLILVCGHYEGIDERLFDLVRAEEISLGDFVLTGGEIPALAIIDACVRILPGAIAAESAANESFSGPDLDWPHYTRPAVFRGESVPEILLSGDHGKVAAWRAERASERTMRRRPDLRS